The sequence below is a genomic window from Flavobacterium lipolyticum.
ATCCCAAAAGCAAAAGCTACTTTATTGCTGACGAATCTACCACTGCCGGTCAGCAATTTAAACTAACAGATGTTCCCGCAGGTGATTATGTGAAAGTAAAATTCGGAATCGGAGTTGACGAAGCGCAATGGAAACTGGGTGCTGCGGGTCAGGGAGATTTTCTTGCACAGGCAGACGCTGCCGGTATGATGTGGTCATGGGCTGCCGGATATAAATTTCTTGCTTTCGAAGGTACTTTTACCTCATCGACTGTTACAACTGCTACGCCATTTATGATCCATACCGGAAAAACAGGAACAGATTACAACTATACTGAAGTAACTGTCGATTTTCCAACAAAAGCTTTGGTTCGTTCTAACATTACTCCTGCTGTTCATATTATAACAGATCTTTCTAAAATAATTGACGGTCAGAACAAAATCAAACTTTCCGATAATAATATGGGTGGTATGGGTGCCATGATTATGGGTGGCGCAAAACTGCCATTAATCACTCAAAACATTTCAACAATGTTTAGAATTGACCACGTACACAACGATTAATTTATTTTTTAAGAAGTACAAACCTTTAGGCAAAACCTAAACAATCCACTATACCGTATCTTTTGTGTCCGCTAAAATGGACACAAGAGTATATTGGTAACGGAAAAAAACACAGATACTTCTGCAAATCAAAGAGTAATCCCGGTAATTTTTAGTTTGTTCTACTTTGTGCTAACTCACGCAGGTAGTAATAAAAAATGCTCTTTACTCTTTTTACACCCAAAATATCATGCTGAAAATAAAATACTTTCTTTGGCTATTGATTCCACTAAT
It includes:
- a CDS encoding MbnP family protein, whose product is MKNTLYKALAIVALSISLFSCSNEDNNETVSGNGNITLKFDNAYGANDLILNTQGNITSNNEVLKINLVKYIVSNVVFTKADGTTFTYPKSKSYFIADESTTAGQQFKLTDVPAGDYVKVKFGIGVDEAQWKLGAAGQGDFLAQADAAGMMWSWAAGYKFLAFEGTFTSSTVTTATPFMIHTGKTGTDYNYTEVTVDFPTKALVRSNITPAVHIITDLSKIIDGQNKIKLSDNNMGGMGAMIMGGAKLPLITQNISTMFRIDHVHND